A stretch of the Pseudomonadota bacterium genome encodes the following:
- a CDS encoding DUF1737 domain-containing protein, with protein sequence MTLYRLLTGGDDSAFCHKVSLALSKGWTLHGSPTMTFDSTSGKAVCAQAVVKTVEGKTYSPDMKLGEQ encoded by the coding sequence ATGACACTCTACAGACTGCTCACCGGCGGCGATGACTCTGCCTTCTGCCACAAGGTCTCGCTGGCCCTTTCAAAAGGCTGGACGCTTCATGGCTCCCCGACCATGACCTTCGATAGCACATCTGGTAAAGCCGTCTGCGCACAAGCTGTGGTGAAGACCGTCGAAGGCAAAACTTACTCGCCGGACATGAAACTTGGCGAGCAGTAG
- the leuD gene encoding 3-isopropylmalate dehydratase small subunit, translating into MEKFDKLTGVAAPLPIINIDTDMIIPKDYLKTIKRTGLAEGLFAEMRLNEDGSENPDFVLNKPAYREAQILVAGDNFGCGSSREHAPWALLDRGIRCVISTSFADIFYNNCFKNGILPVVVSEDDLEKLLDDASRGSNAVLTVDLEEQIITGPDGGSITFDIDAHKKHCMLNGLDDIGLTLEKADSIVTFEGKLEAERPWV; encoded by the coding sequence ATGGAAAAATTCGACAAGCTCACCGGCGTTGCCGCGCCCCTGCCCATCATCAATATCGACACCGACATGATCATCCCCAAGGATTACTTGAAGACCATCAAGCGCACCGGTTTGGCCGAAGGCCTGTTTGCGGAAATGCGGCTGAACGAGGATGGGTCGGAAAACCCCGATTTCGTGCTCAATAAACCCGCCTATCGAGAGGCACAAATTCTGGTAGCTGGCGATAATTTCGGTTGCGGTTCATCACGCGAACACGCCCCTTGGGCTCTGCTCGACCGTGGCATCCGCTGCGTGATTTCTACGTCTTTTGCCGACATTTTCTACAACAACTGCTTTAAGAACGGCATTCTGCCGGTAGTCGTGTCTGAAGACGATCTTGAGAAACTATTGGACGACGCATCACGCGGCTCCAATGCAGTGCTGACGGTGGACCTAGAAGAACAGATCATCACCGGCCCCGATGGCGGTTCGATCACCTTCGACATCGACGCCCACAAGAAGCACTGCATGTTGAACGGTCTCGACGATATCGGGCTGACCCTTGAGAAGGCCGACAGCATCGTAACCTTTGAAGGCAAGCTGGAGGCGGAGCGCCCCTGGGTCTGA
- a CDS encoding DUF2798 domain-containing protein — MKPFIPARLEPTIFGLLLSGMMSFIVSGVATALALQAIDMGAWISAWLSSWLIAFPAVLIVAPLVRRILRGLVKPT; from the coding sequence GTGAAACCTTTCATCCCAGCGAGATTGGAGCCGACCATTTTCGGCCTGCTACTCTCGGGCATGATGAGCTTCATCGTGTCCGGCGTTGCAACGGCACTGGCCCTGCAGGCGATCGATATGGGTGCGTGGATATCGGCGTGGCTGTCTTCTTGGCTAATCGCCTTCCCCGCTGTCCTGATCGTCGCCCCATTGGTGCGGCGAATCCTGCGGGGGCTAGTGAAGCCGACTTAG